TACACGGTCCGTCCCGTGCCCTGTTCCGGTTGGGTCGAGCCGAAGCTCATCGAACGGCTCGTGACGAAGGGCGCCGCGGCCGTGCTCATCGTGGGGTGCGGCTCGGCCGAGACCTTCGGCCGCGAGGGCAACCGGTGGATGCCGGCGCGCATCTCCGGCACGCGCGAGCCTGCGCTCCGGCCCAACCGCGCCGATCCGCTTCGCGTCGCGCACGTGGACTTCGATCCGATCCGCCCGGAACGGCTGGCCATGGTGGCCGCCGGTCTGCTCCGGGCGGCAGACCCGGCCCCGGCGGTGCACACCGGGCGCACCGCGGGCTGGCTCGCGGGCCTCGGCGTCGCGGTGGCCGGACTGGCCGGGCTGCTGGCGCTGGCGAACGCGCCATTCCGCAGCCCCGAGCCGCCGGAGCCGGAGTTCATCGTGATGTTCCGCACTTACGGCGACTGGGTCGAAGGCGTGGCCGCCGACGCGACGCCGGCGGGCGAGGACCAGCGACCGGTGCACATGCGCGCCGCGCAACCGGTGCAGCGCACGCGGCAACCGGTGGTCGTGCGGGTGACGGTCAACGGCCGCACCGAGGAGCACGTCGTGCGCCCCAAGGGTTTTACTTCCGACGGCATGGCGGTCGGCGAGGTGCGGTGGCGTCTCGCGCCCGGGGCCCAAACCGCCGAGGTTTACCTGTGGACCCGCGGTGACACCACGGGCGAGCCGGCCCGCCGTTGGCGCGCCGAGTGGACCGCGCAGGCTCGACGCCGACATGTCCTCGCCTACGAGCCCGAAGCCGGTTTTATCTGGGCGCCCTGAGTCCAAGCATGACCTGCATCAAGGCGGCGCCCCGCTTCCGGTGCTATCCTGTCCGCCTCACGTGAACCACCGATGAAACCAAGCCATTTCAAGACCTTCGATGTCCGGCCGCTGCTGGCGCGCGGCGAGGAGCCCTTCGATGCCATCCGCTCGCGCGTGGATGCGCTTGCGGCGGGGCAGGGCGTCACGATCCTCGCGCCCTTCATGCCCGCGCCTCTTATTGAGCTGCTGAAGAGCGAAGGCTTCGCGTCCGCGATGGAGCACCGCGCCGACGGCGCGTGGGCCGTGAGTTTCTGGCGGGAGTGAGACGGCCGCGTGTGACGAAAACTTTTCCAACAAGGGCTTGGCGCGCGCACGCGGGCCGCTCTTACTGGGGTCGTTGCTCTGACTTGCGATGACCCTGCCCCCGCCTCGCACCCGCATGCTTCTGCTCGTGGCCATCGCCGCCACGCTGGGACTGTTCGCGGGCCTCGGCGGCTATACGTTTACC
This DNA window, taken from Oleiharenicola lentus, encodes the following:
- a CDS encoding DUF2249 domain-containing protein: MKPSHFKTFDVRPLLARGEEPFDAIRSRVDALAAGQGVTILAPFMPAPLIELLKSEGFASAMEHRADGAWAVSFWRE